In one Saccharibacillus brassicae genomic region, the following are encoded:
- a CDS encoding M20/M25/M40 family metallo-hydrolase, with the protein MIDTQRLVHEFLELVQIDSETRSERLIADVLTNKFKLHGLEVVEDDSASRSGHGAGNLIARLPATEGVDAPKLFFTCHMDTVMPGLGIKPVIGEDGWIRSSGDTILGADDKAGVAALLELIRVLREQEIPHGQIQFVITAGEESGLMGARAMDASLLDAELGFAVDSNGEVGEIAVSAPTQAKITMEVHGKAAHAGVNPEDGISAIQVAGKAIARMKLGRIDKDTTANIGSFSGSGATNVVIDYAKLEAEARSVVQEKVDAQIASMKEALESACAEFGATAGFESRIVYPSFNHADDSEVVQLAKKAAAQLGLSGRTFQSGGGSDANVFNGFGVPTVNLSVGYEHIHTTSERIKVEDLGKLAGFIVEIVRQSVRA; encoded by the coding sequence ATGATCGATACACAACGATTGGTGCACGAATTTCTGGAATTGGTGCAAATCGATAGCGAGACCCGCAGCGAACGGCTGATCGCCGACGTGCTGACGAACAAGTTCAAGCTGCACGGTCTGGAAGTCGTCGAAGACGATTCGGCGTCGCGCTCGGGACACGGGGCGGGCAATCTGATTGCGCGGCTGCCGGCGACCGAAGGCGTGGACGCGCCGAAGCTGTTTTTCACCTGCCATATGGACACGGTCATGCCGGGACTCGGCATCAAGCCGGTCATCGGCGAAGACGGCTGGATTCGCAGTTCGGGCGACACGATTCTCGGCGCCGACGACAAAGCCGGCGTCGCGGCGCTGCTCGAATTGATCCGCGTGCTGCGCGAACAGGAAATTCCGCACGGCCAGATCCAGTTCGTCATTACGGCGGGCGAAGAATCCGGGCTGATGGGCGCGCGCGCGATGGATGCGTCCCTGCTGGACGCCGAACTCGGTTTTGCGGTCGATTCGAACGGCGAAGTGGGCGAGATCGCGGTATCGGCGCCGACCCAGGCCAAGATTACGATGGAAGTCCACGGCAAAGCCGCGCACGCCGGCGTCAACCCGGAAGACGGGATCAGCGCGATCCAGGTCGCCGGCAAAGCGATCGCCCGCATGAAGCTTGGGCGGATCGACAAGGATACGACGGCGAATATCGGCAGCTTCTCCGGCAGCGGCGCGACCAACGTCGTGATCGACTACGCGAAGCTTGAAGCCGAAGCGCGCAGCGTCGTGCAGGAGAAGGTCGATGCGCAGATCGCTTCGATGAAGGAAGCGCTGGAATCCGCCTGCGCGGAATTCGGGGCTACGGCGGGATTCGAGAGCCGGATCGTCTATCCGTCGTTCAACCACGCGGACGATTCCGAAGTGGTGCAGCTTGCGAAAAAAGCGGCGGCGCAGCTCGGGCTCAGCGGCCGGACGTTCCAGTCGGGCGGCGGCAGCGACGCGAACGTGTTCAACGGGTTCGGCGTGCCGACGGTCAATCTGTCGGTTGGCTACGAACATATCCATACGACTTCCGAACGGATCAAAGTCGAAGATCTGGGCAAGCTGGCCGGATTCATCGTCGAGATCGTGCGTCAATCGGTACGGGCTTAA
- a CDS encoding dihydrolipoamide acetyltransferase family protein has translation MSTTNTTQKDIAMPQLAESLVSATIAKWLKRPGDTVDLYEPICEVITDKVNAEIPSTEEGVMGELLAAEGQEIAVGEIICRIVTAGAAPVEAAAPAPQAAAPSPAARPGDTAAPQAASAGEAGSMRARFSPAVQALAAQHGLDPAVIPGTGMGGRVTRKDVLQYVEHGGASQAAASAAPAAPSAPQPAAASFAAPQPPMFASSSMTSQNEVRHSGLHLSENPKLPKIEIEEGGRGANETYIDITPIRNTIATRMRQSVSEIPHGWMMIEVDMTNLVKLRNKHKDEFKRSEGVNLTYPAFVIKAVVNAIKDYPIMNSVWAVDKIIVKRDINISLAVGTEDSVLTPVIKKADQKNIAGLAMEIDDLARRTRERTLKIDDMQGGTFTVNNTGSFGSILSQPIINYPQAAQLTFESIVKRPVVINDMVGVRSMANFCLSLDHRILDGLICGRFLQRVKENLESYSPDTKLY, from the coding sequence ATGAGTACAACGAATACGACGCAAAAAGACATCGCGATGCCCCAGCTCGCCGAATCGCTCGTCTCCGCGACGATCGCCAAATGGCTGAAACGTCCGGGCGACACGGTCGATCTGTACGAGCCGATCTGCGAAGTCATTACCGATAAAGTCAACGCCGAGATCCCGTCGACGGAAGAAGGCGTGATGGGCGAGCTGCTTGCCGCCGAAGGCCAGGAGATCGCCGTCGGCGAGATCATCTGCCGCATCGTGACCGCCGGCGCGGCTCCGGTCGAAGCCGCCGCCCCGGCCCCGCAGGCCGCGGCTCCGAGCCCGGCTGCGCGTCCGGGCGATACGGCCGCGCCGCAGGCCGCGTCCGCCGGCGAAGCGGGCAGCATGCGCGCCCGCTTCTCGCCGGCCGTACAGGCGCTTGCCGCGCAGCACGGCCTCGATCCGGCCGTCATCCCCGGCACGGGCATGGGCGGCCGGGTCACGCGCAAAGACGTGCTCCAATACGTGGAGCACGGCGGCGCGTCCCAAGCGGCCGCATCGGCCGCTCCCGCGGCGCCGTCCGCGCCGCAGCCCGCCGCGGCCTCATTCGCCGCACCGCAGCCGCCGATGTTCGCTTCGTCGTCGATGACGTCGCAGAACGAAGTCCGGCATTCCGGCCTGCATCTCAGCGAGAATCCGAAGCTGCCGAAGATCGAGATCGAAGAAGGCGGCCGCGGCGCCAACGAGACGTACATCGACATTACGCCGATCCGCAACACGATCGCGACCCGCATGCGCCAGAGCGTATCGGAGATTCCGCACGGCTGGATGATGATCGAAGTCGACATGACCAATCTGGTCAAACTGCGCAACAAGCACAAAGACGAGTTCAAGCGCAGCGAAGGCGTCAACCTGACGTACCCGGCATTCGTCATCAAAGCGGTCGTCAACGCGATCAAGGACTACCCGATCATGAACTCTGTCTGGGCGGTCGACAAAATCATCGTCAAGCGCGATATCAACATCTCGCTTGCCGTCGGCACGGAAGATTCGGTCCTGACTCCGGTCATCAAAAAAGCCGATCAGAAAAACATCGCGGGTCTCGCGATGGAAATCGACGACCTGGCCCGCCGCACGCGCGAGCGTACGCTGAAGATCGACGATATGCAGGGCGGCACGTTCACCGTGAACAACACGGGTTCGTTCGGCTCGATCCTGTCGCAGCCGATCATCAACTATCCGCAGGCCGCGCAGCTGACGTTCGAATCGATCGTCAAGCGTCCGGTCGTAATCAACGACATGGTCGGCGTCCGTTCGATGGCGAACTTCTGCCTGTCGCTGGATCACCGGATTCTCGACGGCCTGATCTGCGGACGGTTCCTGCAGCGCGTCAAAGAAAATCTGGAAAGCTACTCGCCGGATACGAAGCTGTATTAA
- the prli42 gene encoding stressosome-associated protein Prli42 yields the protein MQNKKWFKIFIWLMIIAMVGSVFLGLLQVFV from the coding sequence ATGCAGAACAAAAAATGGTTCAAAATTTTTATCTGGCTCATGATTATCGCCATGGTCGGTTCGGTCTTTCTCGGACTGCTTCAGGTTTTCGTATAA
- a CDS encoding alpha-ketoacid dehydrogenase subunit beta: MPMMEYIDAIRLAMKEEMEKDPSVFVLGEDVGVKGGVFTTTKGLQDQFGEDRVIDTPLAESAIAGVAIGAAMVGMKPIAEMQYSDFMLPATNQIISEAAKIRYRSNNDWDCPIVVRAPIGGGIFGGLYHSQCPESIFFGTPGLKIIAPYSAYDAKGLLKAAIRDPDPVLFFENKKCYKLIKEDVPDDDYIVPIGKANLLREGDDITVISYSLPLHFAMQAAAELEQEGITSHILDLRTIQPLDREAIIEAVRRTGKVLIVHEDNKTGGVGAEVAAIIAEECLYDLDAPIRRLCGPDAPAMPINPPQEKFFMLSKDKLLQAMRELALY, encoded by the coding sequence ATGCCGATGATGGAATATATCGACGCGATTCGCCTGGCGATGAAGGAAGAGATGGAGAAAGACCCGTCCGTATTCGTGCTCGGCGAAGACGTGGGCGTCAAAGGCGGCGTCTTCACGACGACCAAAGGGCTGCAGGACCAATTCGGCGAAGACCGCGTGATCGACACGCCGCTTGCGGAATCCGCTATTGCCGGCGTGGCGATCGGCGCGGCCATGGTCGGCATGAAGCCGATCGCCGAAATGCAGTATTCCGACTTCATGCTGCCGGCCACCAACCAGATCATCAGCGAAGCGGCCAAGATCCGCTATCGCTCCAATAACGACTGGGACTGCCCGATCGTCGTGCGCGCGCCGATCGGCGGCGGCATTTTCGGCGGTCTGTACCATTCGCAGTGCCCGGAGTCGATCTTTTTCGGCACGCCGGGCCTGAAGATCATCGCGCCGTATTCGGCGTACGATGCCAAAGGGCTGCTCAAAGCGGCGATCCGCGATCCCGATCCGGTGCTCTTTTTCGAGAACAAAAAGTGCTACAAACTGATCAAGGAAGACGTGCCGGACGACGATTATATCGTACCGATCGGCAAAGCGAACCTGCTGCGCGAAGGCGACGATATCACGGTCATCAGCTACAGCCTTCCGCTGCACTTCGCCATGCAGGCGGCCGCGGAACTGGAGCAGGAAGGCATCACGAGCCATATTCTCGACCTGCGCACGATCCAGCCGCTTGACCGCGAAGCGATCATCGAAGCGGTGCGCCGCACCGGCAAAGTGCTGATCGTGCACGAAGACAACAAGACCGGAGGCGTGGGCGCCGAAGTGGCCGCCATCATCGCCGAGGAATGTCTGTACGACCTGGACGCGCCGATACGCCGCCTGTGCGGACCGGACGCGCCGGCCATGCCGATCAATCCGCCGCAGGAGAAGTTCTTCATGCTCAGCAAAGACAAGCTGCTGCAAGCGATGCGGGAACTGGCTCTTTACTAG
- a CDS encoding Fur family transcriptional regulator, protein MEARIDNIKQQLQSKGYKLTPQREATVRVLLENEEDHLSAEDVFMLVKEKAPEIGLATVYRTLELLSEMHVVEKLNFGDGVSRYDLRGESNKHHHHHLICVQCGSMDEIREDWLLPLEERLEKEFRFTVLDHRLDFQGICHRCKAKEEDQA, encoded by the coding sequence ATGGAAGCGCGGATCGACAATATCAAGCAGCAGCTGCAGTCCAAAGGATACAAATTGACGCCCCAGCGGGAAGCCACCGTTCGCGTGTTGCTGGAGAACGAAGAAGACCATCTGAGCGCGGAAGACGTGTTCATGCTGGTCAAGGAAAAGGCGCCGGAGATCGGTCTTGCGACCGTGTACCGCACGCTCGAACTGCTCAGCGAGATGCATGTGGTGGAGAAGCTGAACTTCGGCGACGGGGTATCCCGTTACGACCTGAGAGGCGAATCGAACAAGCATCACCACCATCATCTGATCTGCGTACAGTGCGGCAGCATGGACGAGATTCGCGAAGACTGGCTGCTTCCGCTCGAAGAGCGTCTGGAAAAAGAATTCCGGTTTACCGTTTTGGATCACAGGCTCGACTTTCAGGGAATCTGCCACCGCTGCAAAGCCAAGGAAGAAGACCAGGCTTAA
- a CDS encoding purine-nucleoside phosphorylase: protein MTTFTTHAASIQEAADYIRSKTELQPEIGLILGSGLGILANLIENPVSIPYEDIPHFPVSTVEGHEGELLLGTIQGRPVIMMKGRFHMYEGYGPEVTAFPVRVMKNLGVTGLLVTNAAGGVNTSFTPGDLMLLSDHLNLTGKSPLIGPNDSALGVRFPDMSEAYSRRLRAAAHDAAGKQGFAFKEGVYAGLLGPSYETPAEIRMLRTLGADAVGMSTVSETIVARHAGLEVLGISCITNMAAGILDQPLSHDEVMETADLVKEKFLGLVLAIIPNM, encoded by the coding sequence ATGACAACTTTCACTACCCATGCAGCAAGCATTCAGGAAGCGGCGGACTATATCCGCTCCAAGACGGAGCTGCAGCCGGAAATCGGACTGATTCTCGGTTCGGGTCTCGGCATTCTCGCCAACCTGATCGAAAATCCCGTCTCGATTCCTTACGAAGACATCCCGCATTTTCCCGTCTCGACGGTCGAAGGCCACGAAGGCGAACTGCTGCTGGGCACGATTCAGGGCCGTCCGGTCATTATGATGAAAGGCCGCTTCCATATGTATGAAGGCTACGGCCCGGAAGTAACGGCTTTCCCTGTACGCGTCATGAAGAACCTCGGCGTAACCGGACTGCTCGTCACGAACGCGGCCGGCGGGGTGAACACGTCGTTCACGCCGGGCGACCTCATGCTGCTGTCGGACCATCTCAACCTGACCGGCAAAAGCCCGCTGATCGGACCGAACGATTCGGCGCTCGGCGTCCGCTTCCCGGACATGTCCGAAGCGTACAGCCGCAGACTGCGCGCCGCCGCCCACGACGCCGCAGGCAAGCAGGGCTTCGCGTTCAAGGAAGGCGTATACGCCGGCCTGCTCGGACCTTCCTACGAGACGCCGGCCGAGATCCGCATGCTGCGTACGCTCGGAGCGGACGCGGTCGGCATGTCCACCGTATCCGAGACGATCGTGGCGCGCCACGCGGGCCTCGAAGTGCTGGGCATTTCCTGTATCACGAATATGGCCGCCGGCATTTTGGACCAGCCGCTGTCGCATGACGAAGTGATGGAGACCGCGGATCTGGTCAAAGAAAAGTTCCTCGGCCTCGTGCTGGCCATCATTCCGAATATGTAA
- the xerD gene encoding site-specific tyrosine recombinase XerD translates to MNTHLDAFITYMAEEKRRSASTLESYRRDLAQFLEFAGGRSLTAVDEVRKSHIAAYLNEMKRSGKAPSTVIRASVSIRSFFHYLIRQSLIVHDPSMDLETPKPEKRLPIVLTVGEVERLLDAPDRANAQGVRDKAMLEVLYATGIRVSELIALNVGDIDLELKFLRCGAAGKERIVPIGRMTAAAVTAYMGAMRGQLLKREDEAALFLNQLGTRLTRQGFWKIIKKYAAAAEIETDITPHTLRHSFAAHLLENGADLRSVQEMLGHSDISTTQIYTHVMKRNMKEVYELHHPRA, encoded by the coding sequence GTGAATACGCATTTGGACGCGTTTATAACGTATATGGCGGAGGAAAAACGACGCTCCGCGAGCACGCTCGAATCGTATCGCCGCGATCTGGCACAGTTCCTCGAATTCGCGGGCGGGCGCAGCTTGACAGCCGTGGACGAAGTTCGCAAATCGCATATCGCCGCTTATTTGAACGAGATGAAGCGTTCCGGCAAAGCGCCGTCCACCGTGATCCGCGCTTCCGTTTCGATCCGGTCTTTTTTCCATTACCTGATTCGGCAGTCGCTGATCGTCCACGACCCGTCGATGGATCTCGAGACGCCCAAGCCGGAGAAAAGACTGCCGATCGTGCTGACGGTAGGCGAAGTGGAACGGCTGCTCGACGCGCCGGACCGGGCGAACGCGCAGGGCGTCCGCGACAAAGCGATGCTGGAAGTGCTGTACGCGACCGGCATCCGGGTGTCGGAGCTGATCGCGCTGAACGTCGGCGATATCGATCTGGAACTTAAATTTCTGCGCTGCGGCGCGGCAGGCAAAGAGCGGATCGTGCCGATCGGGCGCATGACGGCTGCTGCGGTGACGGCTTACATGGGCGCCATGCGCGGCCAGCTGCTCAAGCGCGAAGACGAAGCAGCGCTGTTCCTGAACCAGCTCGGCACACGGCTGACGCGGCAGGGATTCTGGAAAATTATTAAAAAATACGCGGCGGCGGCAGAGATCGAGACGGACATTACGCCGCATACGCTGCGCCATTCTTTTGCCGCGCATCTGCTGGAGAACGGCGCCGATCTGCGTTCGGTCCAGGAGATGCTCGGCCATTCGGATATTTCGACGACGCAGATCTATACGCACGTCATGAAGCGCAACATGAAGGAAGTGTACGAACTGCATCATCCCCGCGCCTAG
- the lpdA gene encoding dihydrolipoyl dehydrogenase — translation MTITCDVAVLGGGTGGYVAAIRAAQLGKEVVIIERSKLGGTCLHRGCIPTKSLLRSAEVFSLLNQAEAYGIESAGGRLVFPKVQARKREIVDKLHQGVQYLMRKNKIRVVEGSGRIIGPSIFSPRSGAVAVELPDGEMETVVSDHLVIATGSRPRVIPGLEPDGVFILSSDEAVDLEKLPASILIVGGGVIGVEWASMLRDFGVEVTLVEMAQQILPGEDEEAARELSRLLQKRGVNILTGVELRPDTYTSGEGGVSISAAHQGQDLTFEASQMFVSIGRTANVEDIGLENTDIRVEKGSIAVNAHFQTGESHIYAVGDCIGGLQLAHAASHEGLAAVNHLAGQPGHRYDPLFVPRCVYTHPQIGSVGMTESRARELGRSVKSAKVPFSAIAKALIEGHSDGFAKVVVDTQTNDLVGVQIIGPHATELIAEASLAAVLDATPWEVGNAVHAHPTLSEALGEAMLAIDGSAIHI, via the coding sequence ATGACCATTACATGCGATGTCGCCGTGCTCGGCGGCGGAACAGGCGGATATGTGGCCGCGATCCGCGCGGCGCAGCTCGGCAAGGAAGTCGTAATTATCGAACGCAGCAAGCTGGGCGGCACCTGCCTGCACCGCGGCTGCATCCCGACCAAGTCGCTGCTGCGCAGCGCGGAAGTCTTCTCGCTGTTGAACCAGGCCGAAGCGTACGGCATCGAAAGCGCCGGAGGACGGCTCGTTTTCCCCAAAGTCCAGGCGCGCAAGCGCGAGATCGTGGACAAGCTGCACCAGGGCGTCCAATATCTGATGCGCAAAAACAAAATCCGCGTCGTTGAAGGCAGCGGGCGGATCATCGGTCCTTCGATCTTCTCGCCGCGCAGCGGCGCGGTGGCGGTAGAGCTGCCGGACGGCGAAATGGAGACGGTCGTCTCCGACCATCTCGTGATCGCCACCGGTTCGCGTCCGCGCGTCATTCCGGGCCTCGAACCGGACGGCGTCTTCATTCTGAGCAGCGACGAAGCGGTCGACCTGGAGAAGCTGCCGGCTTCGATCCTGATCGTCGGCGGCGGCGTGATCGGCGTGGAATGGGCTTCGATGCTGCGCGATTTCGGGGTCGAAGTGACGCTCGTCGAGATGGCGCAGCAGATTCTGCCGGGCGAAGACGAAGAAGCGGCCCGCGAGCTTTCGCGATTGCTGCAAAAACGCGGCGTGAACATTCTGACCGGCGTCGAACTGCGTCCCGACACGTACACGTCCGGCGAAGGCGGCGTATCGATCTCGGCGGCGCATCAAGGACAAGACCTTACGTTTGAAGCTTCGCAGATGTTCGTCTCGATCGGACGGACGGCCAACGTCGAAGACATCGGCCTGGAAAATACCGATATTCGCGTCGAAAAAGGCAGTATCGCGGTCAATGCGCATTTCCAGACCGGCGAATCGCATATTTATGCCGTGGGCGACTGTATCGGCGGACTGCAGCTGGCGCATGCCGCCAGCCACGAAGGGCTGGCCGCGGTGAACCATCTGGCCGGCCAGCCGGGGCATCGCTACGATCCGCTGTTCGTGCCGAGATGCGTGTACACGCATCCGCAGATCGGCAGCGTCGGCATGACGGAGAGCCGGGCGCGCGAGCTTGGCCGCAGCGTGAAATCGGCCAAAGTGCCGTTCTCCGCGATCGCCAAAGCGCTGATCGAAGGCCATTCCGACGGCTTCGCCAAAGTCGTCGTCGATACGCAGACGAACGACCTGGTCGGCGTGCAGATCATCGGGCCGCACGCGACCGAACTGATTGCCGAAGCGTCGCTTGCGGCCGTGCTGGACGCGACGCCGTGGGAAGTCGGCAATGCGGTGCACGCGCATCCGACGCTGTCCGAAGCGCTCGGCGAAGCGATGCTCGCGATCGACGGCAGCGCGATCCATATCTGA
- a CDS encoding NUDIX domain-containing protein yields the protein MEPGKEKLWETTVGSEPIFDGKIIKVQIDTVELSDGTQAKREIVKHPGAVAVLAIRGGKLLVVEQFRQPLGRTEIEIPAGKLEPGEDPREAAARELEEETGYRAPELLHLSSFYTSPGFADEIIHFYAAENLTEGTLHPDEDEFLELTEITLEEAFGHIRAGRISDAKTLMAVYAWQIRTLTGNWPV from the coding sequence ATGGAACCGGGCAAAGAAAAATTGTGGGAAACAACGGTCGGCAGCGAACCGATTTTTGACGGCAAGATCATCAAGGTCCAGATCGACACGGTCGAACTGTCCGACGGCACGCAGGCCAAGCGCGAGATCGTCAAGCATCCGGGCGCGGTCGCCGTGCTTGCGATCCGGGGCGGCAAGCTGCTCGTCGTCGAGCAGTTCCGCCAGCCGCTTGGCCGCACGGAGATCGAGATTCCGGCGGGCAAGCTCGAACCGGGCGAAGATCCGCGCGAAGCGGCCGCGCGCGAGCTTGAAGAAGAGACCGGCTACCGCGCGCCCGAGCTGCTGCACCTGTCTTCCTTCTATACGTCGCCGGGCTTTGCGGACGAGATCATTCATTTCTATGCCGCCGAGAACCTGACCGAAGGCACGCTGCATCCCGACGAAGACGAGTTTCTGGAATTGACCGAGATTACGCTTGAAGAAGCGTTCGGGCATATCCGGGCGGGCCGGATCAGCGACGCCAAGACGCTTATGGCCGTGTACGCGTGGCAGATCCGGACGCTGACGGGAAACTGGCCGGTCTGA
- a CDS encoding thiamine pyrophosphate-dependent dehydrogenase E1 component subunit alpha: MNQKATAAPHQLHREVGLDDNRAVDMYKCMLLARKFDERCHLLQRAGKINFHVSGIGQETAQVAAAFALDTGKDYFLPYYRDYGFMLGVGMTTRELMLSAFAKAEDPNSGGRQMPGHFGSKRLRVLTGSSPVTTQVPHAVGAALASKMRGEGAVSFVTFGEGSSNQGDFHEGANFAGVQKLPVIMMCENNQYAISVPIAKQLAGKVSDRALGYGFPGLRVDGNDALEMFRAVNEARQRGVSGEGPTLIEAMMYRLSPHSTSDNDLAYRTKEEVDANWEKDGLPRYKQYLVEAGLWSEEQEEEYVKEIAQELKEATEYADKAPYPRAEDTLLHVYAGDGDGGDN, translated from the coding sequence ATGAACCAAAAAGCAACGGCCGCTCCGCATCAGCTCCACCGCGAAGTCGGTCTGGACGACAATCGCGCCGTCGATATGTATAAATGCATGCTGCTTGCCCGCAAGTTCGACGAACGCTGCCATCTGCTGCAGCGGGCGGGCAAGATCAATTTCCACGTTTCCGGCATCGGCCAGGAGACGGCGCAGGTCGCCGCGGCGTTCGCGCTCGATACCGGCAAAGACTACTTCCTGCCGTATTACCGCGATTACGGCTTTATGCTCGGCGTCGGCATGACGACGCGCGAGCTGATGCTGTCGGCGTTCGCCAAAGCGGAAGATCCGAACAGCGGCGGCCGCCAGATGCCGGGCCATTTCGGCAGCAAACGTCTGCGCGTCCTGACCGGATCGAGTCCGGTTACGACCCAGGTTCCGCACGCGGTCGGCGCGGCGCTCGCTTCCAAAATGCGCGGCGAAGGCGCCGTCTCGTTCGTGACGTTCGGCGAAGGGTCGAGCAACCAGGGCGATTTCCACGAAGGCGCGAACTTTGCCGGCGTGCAGAAGCTGCCCGTGATCATGATGTGCGAGAACAACCAGTACGCGATCTCGGTGCCGATTGCCAAACAGTTGGCCGGCAAAGTCAGCGACCGGGCGCTCGGCTACGGTTTTCCGGGACTGCGGGTGGACGGCAACGACGCGCTGGAGATGTTCCGTGCGGTCAACGAAGCGCGGCAGCGCGGCGTAAGCGGCGAAGGCCCGACGCTGATCGAAGCGATGATGTACCGCCTGTCCCCGCACTCCACCTCCGACAACGATCTGGCTTACCGGACGAAGGAAGAAGTGGACGCGAACTGGGAAAAAGACGGTCTGCCGCGCTACAAGCAGTATCTGGTCGAAGCCGGACTGTGGAGCGAAGAGCAGGAAGAAGAGTATGTCAAAGAAATCGCCCAGGAGCTGAAAGAAGCGACGGAATACGCGGACAAAGCGCCGTATCCGCGCGCGGAAGACACGCTGCTGCACGTATACGCGGGCGACGGAGACGGAGGAGACAACTGA
- the lysA gene encoding diaminopimelate decarboxylase: MYLHGSSKINAAGHLEIGGCDVVELKQTYGTPLYIMDEELIRRRAREYRQAFEASGLTFQVAYASKAFSTLAMCRIADEEGMSLDVVSDGELYTALKAGFPAHRIHFHGNNKTPDEIEMALDAKIGCFVADNFIELQMLQAIASDRGEKVNVLLRVTPGVEAHTHEYISTGQTDSKFGFDIQNGTAIEAVRTAAQLPNLELLGLHSHIGSQIFETDGFEMAVERVAGFARSVKEQLNVEFKVVNLGGGFGIRYTEGDTPLAVAEYVKAITDGVKKHFEGIAAQLPEIWVEPGRSIVGDAGTTLYTVGTSKDIPGVRKYVAVDGGMTDNPRPALYESKYEAMLANRAGDANEETVSIAGKCCESGDMLIWDVELPKPNTGDLLAVACTGAYNYAMASNYNRIRRPAVVFVKNGASDLVVRRESLDNITGNDVIPARLEKQGAQVK; this comes from the coding sequence ATGTATCTGCACGGAAGTAGCAAGATCAATGCCGCAGGGCATTTGGAAATCGGGGGCTGCGACGTCGTCGAATTGAAGCAGACGTACGGCACGCCGCTGTACATTATGGACGAAGAACTGATCCGCCGCCGCGCGCGCGAATACCGCCAGGCGTTCGAAGCTTCGGGCCTGACGTTCCAGGTCGCCTACGCGAGCAAAGCGTTCAGCACGCTCGCCATGTGCCGCATCGCGGACGAAGAAGGGATGTCGCTCGACGTCGTGTCCGACGGCGAACTGTACACCGCGCTCAAAGCCGGCTTCCCGGCGCACCGCATCCATTTCCACGGCAACAACAAGACGCCGGACGAAATCGAAATGGCGCTGGACGCCAAGATCGGCTGCTTCGTGGCGGACAACTTCATCGAACTGCAAATGCTGCAGGCGATCGCGTCCGACCGCGGCGAGAAAGTGAACGTACTGCTGCGCGTGACGCCGGGCGTCGAAGCGCACACGCACGAATACATTTCGACCGGCCAGACGGATTCGAAGTTCGGCTTCGATATCCAGAACGGCACGGCGATCGAAGCGGTCCGCACGGCGGCGCAGCTTCCGAACCTGGAACTGCTTGGCCTGCACTCGCATATCGGCTCGCAAATTTTCGAGACCGACGGTTTCGAGATGGCGGTCGAGCGCGTCGCCGGCTTTGCCCGCAGCGTCAAAGAACAGCTGAACGTCGAGTTCAAGGTTGTCAACCTGGGCGGCGGCTTCGGTATCCGCTATACGGAAGGCGACACGCCGCTTGCCGTGGCCGAGTATGTCAAAGCGATCACCGACGGCGTGAAAAAGCACTTCGAAGGCATTGCCGCGCAGCTGCCCGAAATCTGGGTCGAGCCGGGCCGCAGCATCGTCGGCGACGCCGGCACGACGCTGTACACGGTAGGCACGAGCAAAGACATCCCGGGCGTGCGCAAATACGTCGCTGTCGACGGCGGCATGACCGACAACCCGCGTCCGGCGCTGTACGAATCCAAGTACGAAGCGATGCTGGCCAACCGGGCCGGCGACGCCAACGAAGAGACCGTCTCGATCGCCGGCAAATGCTGCGAGAGCGGCGACATGCTGATCTGGGACGTTGAACTGCCGAAGCCGAATACCGGCGACCTGCTGGCCGTAGCCTGCACCGGCGCGTACAACTACGCAATGGCGAGCAACTACAACCGCATCCGCCGTCCGGCCGTCGTCTTCGTCAAGAACGGCGCGAGCGACCTCGTCGTCCGCCGCGAGAGCCTCGACAACATTACCGGCAACGACGTCATTCCGGCGCGTCTGGAGAAACAGGGCGCGCAGGTCAAGTAA
- a CDS encoding peptidylprolyl isomerase has protein sequence MKKGYIELENGGNVEIEFLPEEAPNTVANFEKLANSGFYNGLSFHRVIPGFVAQGGCPNGTGTGGPGWQIDCETSTNVTKHAKGVLSMAHAGKNTGGSQFFVCYGPQPHLDGVHTVFGKVTKGMELIDAVKPGDKMKEVKVVTE, from the coding sequence ATGAAAAAAGGATATATCGAGCTTGAAAACGGCGGCAACGTCGAGATCGAATTTTTGCCGGAAGAAGCACCGAACACAGTAGCAAACTTCGAGAAACTGGCAAACTCCGGTTTTTATAACGGCCTGTCTTTCCACCGCGTCATTCCGGGCTTCGTCGCTCAGGGCGGCTGCCCGAACGGCACCGGCACAGGCGGCCCAGGCTGGCAGATCGACTGCGAGACTTCGACGAATGTAACGAAGCATGCCAAAGGCGTTCTGTCGATGGCGCATGCGGGCAAGAACACCGGCGGAAGCCAGTTCTTCGTCTGCTACGGCCCACAGCCGCACCTCGACGGCGTACACACCGTTTTCGGCAAAGTAACCAAAGGCATGGAATTGATCGATGCCGTTAAGCCGGGCGACAAGATGAAAGAAGTCAAAGTCGTAACGGAATAG